Proteins from a single region of Pseudopedobacter saltans DSM 12145:
- a CDS encoding NADPH-dependent FMN reductase: protein MKIVAFAGSNSSRSINKSLVEYTLQYFEGSDIELLDLNDYEMPIFSVDRERDGYPEEAHQFLSKIENADALIISLAEHNRSYSTAFKNILDWISRIEKQPFFNKPTLLMSTSPGGYGGGNVMQTATKFFPQFGVEILSTFSLPKFHENFKVGEGLINEEYKAELEKAIDTFKSKLDLK, encoded by the coding sequence ATGAAAATAGTTGCCTTTGCTGGTTCCAACAGCAGCAGATCAATCAACAAAAGTTTAGTAGAATATACATTACAATATTTTGAAGGCTCAGATATAGAGCTTCTTGATCTGAACGATTATGAAATGCCTATATTTTCGGTAGATAGAGAAAGAGATGGATATCCGGAAGAAGCTCACCAATTTCTTTCCAAAATAGAAAATGCCGACGCATTGATTATTTCTCTGGCAGAACATAATAGGTCTTACTCTACGGCTTTTAAAAATATCCTCGACTGGATATCAAGAATAGAGAAACAACCTTTCTTTAATAAACCAACCTTATTAATGAGTACTTCTCCCGGTGGATATGGCGGAGGAAATGTTATGCAGACAGCAACCAAATTTTTTCCTCAGTTTGGTGTGGAGATCTTATCTACATTTTCCTTACCAAAATTTCATGAGAATTTTAAAGTAGGCGAGGGACTGATAAATGAAGAATATAAAGCTGAATTGGAAAAAGCAATAGATACTTTCAAATCAAAACTTGATTTAAAATAA
- a CDS encoding glutamate-5-semialdehyde dehydrogenase: METINHILKSASEATRVIKNISAAKKEEILIDLANELLLHTDEIIAENKKDLAKMDDSNPKKDRLLLNVERIKGLAESLREVAILEDPTDKVISDKVLKNGLRIQKKTVPLGVVGVIYESRPNVTIDVASLCIRSGNVCVLRGGSDAYHTNICLVDIIKSVLKRNGVDENIVQLLPVERAFVAELLNATKYVDIIIPRGSQQLIDFVRENSKVPVIETGAGVCHTYVEETADLDKAVNIITNAKVTRPSVCNSLDSIVVDAKVADELLEKVAPKLASYDVEIFADDRSYQVLNKIGYKSLQKATEEDFGREFLDFKCSVKVVDSFEEAMEHITEHSSKHSEAIVSNDQEKIEKFMNDIDAAAVYSNASTRFTDGGEFGLGAEIGISTQKLHARGPFALEKLVTEKWFVTGDGQIR; encoded by the coding sequence ATGGAAACTATAAATCATATATTAAAATCGGCTTCAGAAGCAACAAGGGTAATCAAGAATATCTCTGCTGCGAAAAAGGAAGAAATATTGATTGACTTAGCAAATGAGCTTTTACTTCATACCGACGAAATTATCGCTGAGAACAAAAAAGACCTTGCTAAAATGGATGATAGTAATCCAAAAAAAGATCGCCTTCTTTTAAATGTAGAAAGAATAAAGGGATTGGCTGAAAGCCTGCGGGAAGTAGCAATTTTGGAAGATCCGACCGATAAGGTTATTTCAGACAAAGTATTAAAGAATGGCTTACGTATTCAGAAAAAAACTGTGCCATTAGGGGTCGTAGGCGTAATTTATGAGTCCAGACCAAATGTTACTATAGATGTAGCTTCTTTATGTATCAGATCCGGAAATGTTTGTGTGTTAAGAGGTGGTTCTGACGCTTACCATACCAATATTTGTTTGGTTGATATTATTAAATCAGTGCTTAAAAGAAATGGTGTAGATGAAAATATCGTTCAGTTATTACCAGTAGAAAGAGCGTTTGTGGCCGAATTACTAAACGCTACAAAATATGTAGATATCATTATACCAAGGGGTTCTCAGCAACTGATTGATTTTGTAAGAGAGAATTCTAAAGTTCCGGTTATTGAAACTGGTGCAGGTGTTTGTCATACTTACGTTGAAGAAACGGCGGATTTGGATAAAGCGGTAAACATTATCACTAATGCAAAAGTAACGCGACCATCAGTATGTAATTCATTAGATAGTATTGTTGTTGACGCAAAAGTGGCTGATGAATTACTGGAAAAAGTAGCACCTAAACTGGCTTCTTACGATGTTGAAATTTTTGCAGATGACAGATCTTATCAGGTTTTAAATAAAATTGGCTATAAATCTTTGCAAAAAGCGACAGAAGAGGACTTTGGCCGCGAGTTTTTAGACTTCAAATGTTCTGTCAAAGTAGTAGACAGTTTCGAGGAAGCAATGGAGCATATTACAGAGCATTCTTCAAAACATTCAGAAGCTATCGTTTCCAACGATCAGGAAAAAATTGAGAAGTTTATGAATGACATAGATGCTGCTGCTGTTTATTCAAACGCGTCTACCAGATTTACAGACGGCGGAGAATTTGGCCTGGGTGCAGAAATTGGTATTTCAACTCAGAAATTGCATGCCAGAGGACCGTTTGCGCTGGAGAAATTGGTTACAGAAAAATGGTTTGTAACCGGCGACGGACAAATAAGATAA
- a CDS encoding arginine decarboxylase has protein sequence MQSYQEFQDLSVGFPQEGFDIIDDELYFHDLNLMEMIETYGTPLRFTYLPLISKKIQQAKILFQTAILNNDYRGTYKYCYCTKSSHFRHIVEEALKNDIHLETSSAFDMPMIDTLEKKGNVTKDITVICNGFKTFQYKQYIIDMLHDGFKNIIPVLDNKEEFNLYDDEIEMDTPCNLGIRVASEEQPNSQFYTSRLGIRQEDVIDFYNSKISKNPNFRVKLLHFFINSGISDTPYYWNELEKYVTLYCKFKKVNPELDTLDIGGGMPFKDSLVFDFDYEYMINEIVKRIKQICAAHDVMEPDIITEFGKYTVAEASGILYKVLGRKQQNDREKWLMLDGSFITNLPDVWALNQKYILLPINNWDSEYEKVNLGGITCDGQDYYSQEAHMNNVFMPKTRKVQYLGFFHTGAYQEVLSGYGGIHHCLLPSPKHVLIRRNRDETFNYEVFGEEQNSKQVLKILGYL, from the coding sequence ATGCAGAGTTATCAAGAATTTCAAGATCTTAGTGTAGGTTTTCCTCAAGAAGGTTTTGATATTATAGATGATGAATTATATTTTCATGATCTCAACTTAATGGAGATGATTGAGACCTATGGTACTCCACTTCGTTTCACTTATCTGCCGCTTATTAGCAAAAAGATTCAACAGGCTAAGATCCTGTTCCAAACGGCAATCTTAAACAACGATTACCGTGGCACCTATAAATATTGTTATTGTACAAAAAGTTCGCATTTCAGACATATTGTTGAAGAAGCTTTAAAGAATGACATCCATTTGGAAACCTCTTCTGCTTTCGATATGCCAATGATTGATACGTTGGAAAAGAAGGGAAATGTGACTAAAGATATAACCGTTATCTGTAATGGTTTTAAAACCTTCCAATACAAGCAGTATATTATTGATATGCTTCACGATGGTTTTAAAAACATTATCCCTGTATTGGATAACAAGGAGGAGTTCAACTTGTACGATGACGAGATTGAAATGGACACGCCTTGTAATTTGGGTATTCGTGTAGCATCTGAAGAACAGCCGAATTCGCAATTCTATACTTCGCGTTTAGGGATAAGACAAGAAGACGTAATCGATTTTTATAATTCTAAAATCAGTAAGAATCCTAATTTTAGAGTCAAGTTATTACACTTCTTTATTAATTCTGGTATTTCTGACACGCCATATTATTGGAACGAGCTTGAAAAGTACGTTACGCTTTATTGTAAATTCAAGAAGGTAAATCCAGAGTTGGATACTTTAGATATCGGTGGTGGTATGCCGTTTAAAGATTCTTTGGTCTTCGATTTTGATTATGAATACATGATCAATGAAATCGTGAAACGTATTAAACAAATATGCGCTGCTCACGATGTAATGGAACCAGATATTATTACTGAGTTTGGAAAATATACGGTTGCAGAGGCTTCAGGTATTTTATATAAAGTTCTTGGTAGAAAGCAACAAAATGACAGGGAAAAATGGTTAATGCTGGATGGTTCTTTTATTACCAACTTACCTGATGTTTGGGCTTTAAATCAAAAATACATCCTATTGCCTATAAACAATTGGGATTCTGAATATGAAAAAGTAAACCTGGGTGGCATTACCTGCGATGGACAGGATTATTACAGTCAGGAAGCGCATATGAACAACGTATTTATGCCGAAGACAAGAAAGGTGCAATATTTAGGATTTTTCCATACAGGCGCTTATCAAGAGGTTTTAAGCGGATACGGTGGTATTCACCATTGTTTGCTCCCGTCTCCTAAACATGTTCTGATCAGAAGGAACAGAGACGAAACTTTTAACTATGAAGTTTTTGGTGAGGAACAAAATAGTAAGCAAGTCCTGAAGATTTTAGGATATCTATAA